In Edaphobacter dinghuensis, one genomic interval encodes:
- a CDS encoding TIGR03435 family protein — MKKTLLWMVGLTLALACFVGAPRAHAQAKETDVTGNWQGTLQAGQGLRIVMKITKVDGKLRGISYSIDQGGQSIPINSITVDGTSFKFEISAIDVTYVGTLSADGKTITGNQTQGGHTAVMNFQHVTPEATWPIPEPPKAMAADAVLKFEVITVKPSDPNRPGKLFTIRGRHLMTINTTMNDMVTFAYGLHVKQIIGAPDWFATEKFDLDGVPEAEGRPNTKQMKELIQSALTDRFKLTFHHDQKELSVYALTVAKGGPKMTETIHQPNDPKNFLFRGLGQLMVTNSTMKDFCDGMQSAVMDRPVVDHTGLTARYDFNLNWTPDDSQFAVFGPRPTPKDDPNAPPSLYTALPEQLGLKLEPTKAMADVFVIDHVEKPAAN; from the coding sequence ATGAAGAAGACACTGTTGTGGATGGTCGGTCTCACGTTAGCGTTGGCTTGTTTTGTCGGCGCCCCACGCGCCCACGCCCAGGCCAAAGAGACCGACGTCACTGGCAACTGGCAGGGCACTCTGCAGGCCGGACAGGGGCTGCGCATCGTCATGAAGATCACCAAGGTCGACGGCAAGCTGAGGGGCATCTCCTACAGCATCGACCAGGGCGGACAGTCGATCCCAATCAATTCGATCACGGTGGATGGCACGTCCTTCAAATTCGAGATCTCAGCCATCGACGTCACCTACGTCGGAACCCTGAGCGCCGACGGCAAGACCATCACCGGCAACCAGACCCAGGGCGGTCATACCGCCGTCATGAACTTTCAGCACGTCACCCCCGAGGCCACATGGCCGATTCCCGAGCCTCCCAAGGCGATGGCTGCGGACGCCGTACTCAAGTTTGAAGTGATCACCGTAAAGCCCAGCGATCCCAACCGTCCGGGCAAACTCTTCACCATTCGCGGCCGTCATCTGATGACGATCAACACCACCATGAATGATATGGTCACCTTTGCCTATGGGCTGCACGTCAAGCAGATCATAGGCGCGCCAGACTGGTTCGCTACCGAGAAATTCGATCTCGACGGTGTGCCCGAGGCCGAAGGCCGGCCAAACACTAAACAGATGAAGGAGCTGATCCAGTCCGCTCTCACAGATCGTTTCAAGCTCACCTTCCACCACGACCAGAAAGAGCTCTCCGTCTACGCCCTTACAGTCGCGAAGGGCGGTCCCAAGATGACCGAGACCATTCACCAGCCCAACGATCCGAAGAACTTTCTCTTCAGAGGACTCGGCCAGTTGATGGTGACGAACTCCACCATGAAGGACTTCTGCGATGGCATGCAGTCCGCGGTGATGGACCGGCCAGTCGTCGACCACACCGGGCTCACCGCGAGGTATGACTTCAATCTGAACTGGACGCCCGACGACTCGCAGTTTGCCGTATTCGGCCCCAGGCCCACACCGAAAGACGATCCCAATGCGCCGCCGAGTCTCTACACGGCGCTACCGGAGCAGCTTGGGCTAAAGCTCGAGCCAACCAAGGCCATGGCCGACGTCTTCGTCATCGACCACGTCGAGAAGCCCGCTGCGAATTAA
- a CDS encoding DinB family protein, with the protein MNELAQALIGDSYAAKPAHIVEGLSDDLVHKKIPNTPHTIYEELWHIAFWQQVTLDWVQGIETPFPDKPSDGFPSELETASETWDQLCKRFLQTAEQAAASARDTRRLDEPIRCPSRPGSPVRIMSVRDQLISLASHNAYHLGRIVVLRQLNQAWPPASGGYSW; encoded by the coding sequence ATGAATGAACTCGCCCAGGCCCTCATCGGCGACAGCTATGCAGCAAAACCGGCGCACATCGTCGAGGGTCTCAGCGACGATCTCGTCCACAAGAAGATTCCCAATACCCCTCACACCATCTACGAAGAGCTCTGGCACATCGCCTTCTGGCAGCAGGTCACACTCGACTGGGTCCAAGGCATCGAGACGCCATTCCCCGACAAGCCCTCCGACGGCTTCCCCTCCGAATTAGAGACCGCCTCCGAGACCTGGGACCAACTCTGCAAGCGCTTCCTCCAGACCGCCGAACAAGCCGCCGCCAGTGCCCGGGATACCCGCAGACTAGACGAGCCCATCCGTTGCCCCTCCCGCCCCGGCTCACCCGTTCGCATCATGTCAGTCCGCGATCAACTCATCAGCCTGGCCTCTCACAATGCCTACCACCTCGGCCGCATCGTCGTTCTGCGTCAGCTTAATCAGGCATGGCCTCCGGCCTCGGGTGGCTATTCCTGGTAA
- a CDS encoding YbhB/YbcL family Raf kinase inhibitor-like protein — MKSILMCAVLMSSFVATAQTPAAPAAAKPGLTLTSSAFEDGGIIPDRYSRAVEAPVSPKLMWTHVPDGTVSFALILHDPDTSLQKTTNQVLHWMIFNIPGSASELPENVPTTATLTDGSVQAVNTGKKIGYYGMGAPAAGPYHHYTFELFALDTKLSLGPDATQADVLKAMDGHILGKGVLVGRFHRP; from the coding sequence ATGAAAAGCATTCTGATGTGCGCTGTTCTGATGTCGTCGTTCGTAGCGACCGCTCAGACTCCGGCTGCTCCTGCGGCGGCCAAGCCGGGGCTGACTCTGACCTCTTCCGCGTTTGAGGATGGCGGGATTATTCCCGATAGATATTCGCGCGCCGTCGAGGCTCCTGTCTCTCCAAAGTTGATGTGGACGCATGTACCGGATGGCACGGTGAGCTTCGCGCTGATTCTGCACGATCCGGATACGTCGCTGCAGAAGACGACGAACCAGGTGCTGCATTGGATGATCTTCAATATTCCGGGGAGCGCCAGCGAGCTGCCGGAGAATGTGCCGACCACGGCGACGCTGACGGATGGATCGGTTCAGGCGGTAAACACCGGCAAGAAGATCGGCTACTACGGCATGGGTGCGCCTGCGGCGGGGCCTTATCATCACTACACGTTTGAGCTGTTCGCGCTCGATACGAAGCTGAGCCTGGGGCCGGATGCAACGCAGGCCGATGTGCTGAAGGCGATGGATGGTCACATTCTGGGCAAGGGCGTTCTGGTGGGGCGGTTCCATCGGCCGTAG
- a CDS encoding sialate O-acetylesterase, giving the protein MMSAVGFAEVKPASLFSDHAVLQSGMSVPVWGTADPGEKVTVTLHGVSASTTTGADGRWMVRLKKLKAGGPFEMTIAGKNTVTVKDVLVGEVWLGSGQSNMVFTVSKKSNPWAGMLDEEGEIAAANYPQIRMFTGKATKAYEPQTDIVGEWKVCSPETAGDFSAVGYLFARDLQRELKVPVGIVLEAYGASTAESWLPRPTVAGDPMLKPLLDKFDARVSYYREHPGGLDADAPAGPQTLNARPAKAGAKPAKMRDPVQDQHQPTVLFNGMIQPVLPYAIRGVLWYQGESIVGGKAGVELYPHTMETLVKEWRQLWGEGELPFYYVQLAALQNASNNPAVREAQAQLLKLPKTAMAVTIDIGDPKLVHPKNKEPLGERLTAIALAKTYGRKMEYSGPVYESMKVKGNAIELKFAHDKGLTAKNGPLKWFQIAGADQKFVDAEAKIEGNKIIVTSAQVSAPVAVRYAWADYPEGCNLYNGAGFPAAPFRTDKWDALTPIAAEFTGK; this is encoded by the coding sequence ATGATGTCGGCCGTGGGTTTTGCAGAGGTGAAGCCAGCGTCGTTGTTCAGCGATCATGCGGTGTTGCAGAGTGGGATGTCAGTGCCGGTGTGGGGAACGGCTGATCCGGGCGAGAAGGTGACGGTGACGCTGCACGGGGTGAGCGCATCGACGACGACCGGAGCGGATGGCCGATGGATGGTGCGGCTGAAGAAGTTGAAGGCGGGCGGCCCCTTCGAGATGACCATCGCCGGGAAGAACACGGTGACGGTGAAGGACGTTCTGGTGGGCGAGGTGTGGCTGGGGTCGGGCCAGTCGAACATGGTGTTTACGGTGTCGAAGAAGAGCAATCCGTGGGCGGGGATGCTCGACGAAGAGGGCGAGATTGCAGCGGCAAACTATCCGCAGATACGGATGTTTACCGGTAAGGCGACCAAAGCGTATGAGCCACAGACCGACATTGTGGGCGAGTGGAAGGTGTGCAGTCCGGAGACTGCGGGCGACTTTTCTGCCGTGGGATATCTGTTTGCACGCGACCTGCAGCGAGAGCTGAAGGTGCCGGTGGGCATTGTGCTGGAGGCGTATGGAGCGAGCACGGCAGAGTCGTGGCTGCCGCGGCCGACGGTGGCGGGGGATCCGATGCTGAAGCCGCTGCTGGATAAGTTCGATGCGCGGGTGAGTTATTACAGAGAGCATCCGGGTGGCTTGGATGCGGACGCGCCAGCGGGGCCACAGACGTTGAACGCGCGGCCAGCCAAGGCCGGGGCAAAGCCCGCAAAGATGCGCGATCCGGTGCAGGACCAGCACCAACCGACGGTGCTGTTCAATGGAATGATTCAGCCGGTGCTGCCGTATGCGATTCGCGGAGTTCTCTGGTACCAGGGAGAGTCGATTGTGGGTGGAAAGGCCGGAGTGGAGCTTTATCCGCACACGATGGAGACGCTGGTGAAGGAGTGGCGCCAGCTTTGGGGCGAGGGCGAACTGCCCTTTTACTATGTGCAACTGGCAGCGTTACAAAATGCAAGCAACAACCCTGCAGTGCGTGAGGCGCAGGCTCAGTTGCTGAAGCTGCCGAAGACGGCGATGGCGGTGACGATCGATATCGGTGACCCGAAGCTGGTGCATCCGAAGAACAAGGAGCCGCTGGGAGAGCGGCTGACAGCGATTGCACTGGCGAAGACCTATGGCAGAAAGATGGAGTATTCGGGGCCGGTGTACGAGTCGATGAAGGTGAAGGGGAACGCGATTGAGCTGAAGTTTGCGCATGACAAAGGGCTGACGGCGAAGAACGGGCCGCTGAAGTGGTTTCAGATTGCGGGCGCCGACCAGAAGTTTGTGGATGCGGAGGCGAAGATCGAGGGCAACAAGATCATCGTGACGAGTGCGCAGGTGAGCGCACCGGTGGCGGTGCGATATGCGTGGGCCGATTATCCGGAGGGCTGCAATCTATACAACGGTGCGGGGTTTCCGGCGGCTCCGTTTCGAACGGACAAATGGGATGCTCTGACACCGATTGCAGCAGAGTTTACCGGTAAGTGA